In Candidatus Pacearchaeota archaeon, the genomic stretch TGATGATTCAAAAGGAAGTAGGGGAGCGTATTTGTGCTAAGCCAGGAGACATGTCTATCTTATCTATTGCTGTTCAATATTATGCTAACCCTAAAATACTATTTACTGTCCCTAGAGGTTGTTTCTATCCTTCTCCTAAGATAGATAGTGTTTTTATCCGTATCACTCCTAAAGGAATTGATAAAAATGATGAATTCTTTAAATTAATTAAAGCGGGATTTTCTCATCCCCGAAAACAATTGATTGGTAATTTGCATAATCAATTAAAGATAGATAAAGAGATAATAAAAAAATGGCTAGCAGATAATAACCTGAAGCCAGGGGAAAGGGCAGAAGTACTTTCTTTGCCTCAATGGGATTCTTTATTTACTTTACTAAAGAAAAAATTACAAAAGATTTAGGAGTAACTGTAGGACTACATTCTTTGTCGTTCATTTTATAAACGTAACTATATTGTGGGACATTAATGCAACCAGCATTGGTTTTTTTAATAAACTGACATCTTCCAGATCCATTTGCTGCCGCTGCTTTAAGCAATATTCCAACATTAGCTCCAGACTGAATTGACGTAATTTCTCCTACAAAATCCGGACAAGCTTCTGAAAGATTCTTAAATCCGCTTCCACCTTTAATAATGCACTTATTATTTTCTTTGCACTGAACACTGTAATTATCTGGTCTATATTTACAATCAATAGTATTGTAAATTGTGATATCACCTGCGTCTCCATTAGTTTTAAAGATAAGAATTGAAGCAAGATTATCTTTACCAATAGGAGGACTATTTTCCTTATCATTGGCAATACTCAAATCAGGAATATCACTAAGTGTATATGAACAATCTCCCCTTAGGTCTGCACCTGAACCCTTGTCACTGTTTTTTAAAGCAGCGAAGAGAACTGCTCCGAATTGAAATCCAGAAGGATTATTAAATCTGATCGATTCCGCTTTATTGTTAAAATTAATATTGCTAAAACTAGCCATTGTTTCCGTAACTCTTACTGGTTTTTCATTTTCACTTGAAACATAGTCAGGAGAGTCGTAAAGATAGACTCCTGATGCTTCAGGAATAACTACTTTCGTTTCAGGGGTCTTTTCTAATTGATCAATTTTAATGCTTGTTAATTGAGGATTAATGATATTTAAAATCATAAAAGAGGCAAGCAATATTGTTAACCCTAAAAAAGTATTTTTTATTTTATTCCTAGCACTTTCTAATTTTGCTGGTTCTCCGCGAGCAGAGACATATTCAATTCCAGCCATACATAAAACTGCTCCAGCAATAAAGGCTCCCGCAGCAATAGCTAAATTAAAAAAGTAAACAACAAATTGAGCTGCGGTAGTATTTTCATTAATATCAATTCCGGCAATCGTTGGATATTGTGTTGCCGCAAAAACAGGGAAGGAGATTAACATTCCAAAAAAGAGGAATAAAATTGTAATTTTTATTTTTTTCATTCTAACTTTTAGGTATAATTATAATAGATTTAGGATTTATTCCTCCGGTTGTATATATATTTGTACCTTCTAACTTAGAAAAACAATTTGACCCTTTTAAATATGTTGGATCAAAATATTTACAACGTGTTCCTGATGTTAATAGCGTCCCTGAACTACCTTGTCCAACTTCTGAGGTGCTTAAAACAATTCCAATATCTCCAGTGATTTCAAAAGACATAATAGTATCAGGACCAGCGCTATTGCCTTTGCCAAGTTTTATCTTACAATCATATTGATCAGATAAATCGTTTATATTTTGCAAACCCTGAACATCTCCATTATCTACTGGTATATGGCAAGCTTTAATTTCTGTTGCTGACGCTGTAGCATCTGATTTTCCACAATTATCTTTAGTGTATAGAATGACTTCTCCTCTCGATTTGGAAATAACGTTTTCATCAGGATTAACCGCAGCAACTATTATTGAAGAAACAGTGTCATTTCCAATTGTGTCAGAATAACTTTTACCATCATTAATACTCATGCTCATATCTGGAACATCCATTCCAATAAAAGCACACCTTCCTTCATAGTTTGGATCTTGAAAAACAACTGCATAATACATAGTTTCAATACCACTATCGTCCTCTTTCATTAAAATATTTCTTTCTATTGATTTTGTATAATTATCAAATTCCATTGATGTTTTAGATAGATCAGGAATACTAGTTGATGTAAATAGAGGAAAACTCTTCACGCCTGGCTTAAAACTGGTGCCATCGTATAAATAAATACCCGCTCTATTTAATACAAAATAAATTGATTTTGCTCCAGCTATATTTCCATTACAAGTTCCTTGAGAGCAATTAATTTCCGTTGGTGTTCCCTTATAATCAACTTCTGGATAAGTGTACACTTTAAATAAGTAATCTTTAGGAAACTTCCATGTTACGCTCTGAACTTTTCCACCAACACTTTTTTCAATATCTGTTAGATTAGTATCAATACATTTTTGTTTTTCCTTTCCTTCAGACGTTAAAACTTTTGCAATAATACCATGATCGCAATATAAATCATCTATTTTAACGGTAGTTAAATTATCGTTTATCGTCTTAAGAATCAAATAACAACCAACAAGAACGGCAATCCCAAAAAGAGTATTAACAATCTTACCTTTAGCTGACTCTATCTTGCTGGGATTTCCACTTGAGGTTACCCATTCTATCCCAGCCATAACCATCATAATTACCGCTGCAAGAGCACCAAGGGCTATGCCAAAATTAAATAAATAAATAATGAATTGGGCTGCGGTAGTATTTTCATCAATAGTAATGTTACCATATTGCGTTGCCGCAAAAACAGGAATAGCAAAAAAAGATAAAAATATTACTGCTGTTGCTGTTATTGTTTTAATCTTCATACGTATTAATATTATTGACAACAATAATAGTTGTCCATGTAATTTTTAGTAATTGTTAAACACCCTGGGTCGGTTTCGTCTCCCACACGATTAATATTATAAAAACATTTTTCTTTTTCTTTGGCAGTCAAGTTATCACTATTATAGGGATAACAATTAATATATGGAAGATCTCCTTCTTTCTTTTCATAGTAGGGAGGGAATAGGGGAAGGATAGTCAGACTAGTATTTGATGCTTCGTAACAACTCATAACCCTAACAGTACTGGAAGCTTCTTTGTATGGACGACTGTATCCCTTTACGCAACCAGTTAATCTTTCCCTTGAGTCTTTTAACATATCAAATAAATCAAACCTCTTTTTTAACTTTAGATCCTTACTTAATGTTGCATCACAAGTAAAATTACTAAGATCAAAAACCATATAATCAGGACAAACAGTTCCAATAAGATCTGATGTGGCGACACTTTCATACTCCTTCGGTTTACCATTCTCGTCTAAATCCTTTATTTCTCCAACCTGAGCTAATTCAAACAACATTGCTTCTCTTTCTTCCATTTTTTGGACATATCCTACTTTGCTTCTTTTTAATGCTCTTGAAGATTCTTCAGTGGTACTATCTGTCTCTTCAAAACAAGATCTCTCAACAACCCTGGTTTGATATAAATCTTTCATAAGCATACAAAAACTTCGATAAGGACAAGTCCAATAATCATCTTGAGGCACAAGCACTGCGGGACATATTAAGGTACAACATGTAGAACATCCTCCGTATTTCTTTATTGATTTTTTTGAACAAATAGTTGAATTACCAGTTCTATCCATTTCTTCCTGTTCTTTAATTTTGCAAGTAGTTTCTTTCGGCTCGCAATATTTACAACCATCGATGCTTACCGTAGGAGGGCAACAGTCTCCTTTACAAAAACAACTAGGATGCTCGCAAACATTTATTAAATTCGGGCTACTGTTAGTACAATTACTGCTATTACAATCATTAGGAAGACTAGCTACCGACATACCCGTATTATACATTCCTTGAACTTCTTCTTTTATCTTTTCTATCCTTTTTGATACTTCTTTCCCCCAAGCTTCAGAATAATCGACTGTTTCTCCGATACGAATCAATCCTCCATACATTTCATTGGCTACGTCTTTAGTTTCAATATTGCATGTATAATCAGTAGCGTCTGTTATCGCATTTTTATCTTTCATGTCTGCATTATATTCAGGACTGTAATAGAAAGTTGCTCCATCTCCATTGTATGAATAATATTCTTTACATTGTAAGGCCTCTGAAGCTCCTGTAGCTTTTGTGCATGCTTTGTCTTTATAGGTTGATTCCATCTCACAAACTCTTTCTTTTGCGTTTAGTTCATACTTTATATCTTTTTCAGGGCAAACCTTTTTTCCATCTTTATCGGTTGCTGATTTTACACAATTAGATTCTCTACAATATCTAGAAATATCAGTATCAACTTTGGGATCAGGTTTAAACGCTTCTTTCGTTACAGAAACATTTTCCATTGTTTGTACATAATTATATACCTCAGCTAGCGTTATTCTTTCACCATATGGTTCTTTCATCTTTAATTCAGCCTCTTCTAATGCTTTAATCTCTTTATCATAGTATTCCTTAAAAGAATTTAATCTCTTAATTCCTTCATTAATTGTTAAAAGATTAAATGGCTGTCTGTTTTTTATAAATGGTCCACCCTCGATTGATCCATCGTAACAAATCTCATCTGGTTTGCTGCCACCCATTAATTCTTTAATTTCCTGACTTTTGCACTCTATTGCTAGTCTATTGCCACAAGTATCATGATCATACTGCCTAATTTCTCTGCCGTTTACTGTGGCTATAAGTTTATATGGATTCTTTGGATCTTTTGTACATCCTTGTCCAGCAGCTCCACAACATTCGCAATAAGATGTGCCAGAAGGAGAAGGACAATCCCCAGTACTCCAAAATACTTCTCCAGGAACAGTATATGGAGGAAGGAAATCATAATAAGCTCTTTTACAGCTGCAGTTACCTTTAAGTAAAGAATTTAAGTCTGCGATTAATGTGTTTAAATGGACTTCCACTTTTTGTTTAATAGCATCATCTAAAAGTTTAATGCAGTAAAACATGTCTTTATCTAAAAGAGCATCTTCTTTATCTATCTTTCCATCTTTATTTCTATCAATTGTATTACCAATAATAAGATTACCACTATCATCAAGAGCCTTGTGCTCATATTCATAGCAGGGGACTAAGTTTACTACTGATGATGTGCCAGCTAAAATTGCTTCGGTTAATGTTCCAATTGGAATTTCTTCAAAACTATAATTCTTGGGCTTGTCTGTTTCTGGCGTAGGAGTAATTATAGGAATTGTTATACCTGTTTTACCTAAAGAAATATTTTCAACATTTATTATTCCCGGATTAATTGTTGTTAAAAGAATATAAGAAGTTAAAATAACAGTTAAACCAATAAGACTATTAATAATTCTTTGTTTAGCGCTTTGTATTTCAGAAGGATTGCCACGCGACTGAACTATTTTTATTCCAGCGGCAATAATAACGATAAAAGCTAAAACGGCTACTGCGCCTAGAGAAAAATTAAAAAGATAGATTATGTATCCTGAAAATTCCATTTTATTCTTCTTCTAAATTATATAACACTGACAATGTCCAAAAAGGAAGACATCCTAAGTAGGGAATTAGCTCTAAAATTGACGCAGTAAAAAATTTACTTGTTTTTCCAGTAAAGGCATTCTTAATGCCATTTATTGCTCCTTTTTTCCCTTGCTTATGTAAAGCTTTTTTCCCTCTCAATAATAGCCATGTGTTTATAAATGCGATGCCTATTATATCTGTTATTCCAAAGTCATCTAATCCAAAAAAAATTAAAATGATTCCTATCAAATCAAGCATTAATGCGAAAGGAAGCATGAAAAATGTTTCAGGAGTAAATTTAATATTAAACATACATTTTAATTATACTTTATCGTTTAAAAGCGTACAAGCTTGACAATATTACATATAGACATTATAATATATATAGAACCTTGGTAGTCTCGGAGAGTCTACAAAGTTCATCACAATTATATACATATTTGGAGGAATTAAAAATGAAGACTATATACGCATTTATTCTTATCGTAATCTGCATCGCAATTACGATTGTTGGCTGGAATGGATTAATGAAAACCTACTCTGCACAGTCTTCCTCAGACAATGGAAACAGGGACATAAGCACAGCAGATGGCATGAACTACTACTTGAACCGAATAAGTGAGTTCGACGATCACTCAGAAAAAAAGAATCCATTTGTTGCTCCAATAGGATCCACTGCCATAGGAATCGTTGGGGCTTGTTATGGAGCTTATTCTATAGCAAAAAACATGCACCCAAAATTACCTAAGGATTCGAAACCAATGGGAGGCTAATTTTAAAAATTATTCGCCCATTTTTTAATTCAAAAGTATTTACAGTTAAACATAAGTTATATATAATAAAATTAATATTATGTTTAAATTTAAAAAAATAAAAATAATAGCTTGTTCTTTATTTATTTTTTTAATAATTATTTTACCGTTAGGAAATATATTAGCGGCCGACCCATTTGAGAACATTGCTAATCTTTGGTTTATGGGACCAACTTCAATCCCTGCTGGAATTTTATTGACCGGACTTCAGTATGTTAATCTTCTACCAGAAACAAAAGAAGGAGGAGATATAAACAATCCGGTTGATTTTGTATTTTCGGGAATAGCAAAATTTGGATACACACTTTTATATACTGGATCTACCGCACTGCTAACGCTTGGACAATCATTATTGGGTTACGTTATAGATGGAAATTTTACAGGAATGGGCATAACAGATTTTAACACAAAAAGCCCTACTTATAATCCAGTCGTAGCAGAAGGATGGGGAATAGTAAGAAATATTGCCAATGCAGCATTAATAATAGGATTAGTTATTATTGCCATTAATATAATAATAGGAAGAGAAGAAAATAAAGCAAAAAAAACATTAGTTAATTTTATAATCATTGCTCTTTTAATAAATTTCACTCCTGTTCTTTGTGGATTCTTGATAGATGGTTGTAATATTGTAACAAAATCATTTATAACTGGTGGAATAAATCCAGCGTTTTCTAATTCAGTACTATCGTCTTTCGATGATATAAGAAAAAAAATTCCTAGTCAAAGTATGACTTTAATTTTTGCAGGAATAATTTTTTTAATATTTTCTCTTATTTCTTTTTTTATTTATGTTCTCTATGCTATTTTATTCGCCGCTAGATATGTAATCTTGTGGATACTTGTGATAGCTTCGCCAATAGCATTTGCAACAAAAGTTTTCCCACAATCAAAATATATTAGAAATATTTTTCCAAGCATTCTTTATTGGGATGATTGGATACAAAGCTTTGTTCAGTGGTGTACAATAGGAATACCTGCTGGATTATTCATATATCTATCAAATATGATGATAACTACGGCTCAAAAAACTCCAGCTCCAACAAGTTCAGGAAATATTATTACTGATGTTATTGGAGGACTTCTCATATACTTCATTCCTCTTTTGTTTCTTATTGCAGGATTTTTTGTCACTATATCTACGGGAGGACAAGTTGGTTCATTTGTCGGAGGTATTGCTACTGGCGCTTGGGCAATGAGTGGAGGAAAAATTGCAGGAAGATTAATGGGAGGAGTAAAAGATACTGCTGAAAGATCTCTAACTCTAGCAAAAGAAGGAATCGCTGGTACTGGAGGAGCAATACTTACAGGAAAAACTCCTTTGTCTTTCGAAAACAGAGAAGAAGGCAGAAGAACTCTTGATAAATTATCATTTGGGGCTCCAAGCGCTAAAGATGATAAAGAGGCTGCTCAAGATTATCTTAAAAAACATCCTGGAGCTTATGACTTTAAAACTAGAGAAGGATTAAAAAGAACCGAACTTAATAAAGATGTTGGAGAATATATAGATGGTGCAAAAACACCCGATGAATTAAAGGCCATCATTAAAGACATTGAAACTCTTGGAAGTCAAAAAACTAAAGATATGGCTGCTATTAAACTTGCAGGAAAAACCGATATACTGAAAGATGGCTATAGCAATTTTGTTAATAACACAGACAACAAAATTAATATAACAAATAAGATCGAAGGAATGAGCGCAAAAACTGCACAAAAAGATATTAGTGCTAAAGCTCTTGGTAATTATGATATATTTAAAAATCTTAATGTAAAACAGATAGATTATATTGCAGATCAAGGCTCTGAAAAACAAAGACAAGCAATGAAAGAAATGATTTGGGGAAGTGGCAACGCAGAGTTTGCAAAAAAAATGAGTGATTTAGTTTTAAAATCTCAAAATAAGGTTGCTGGAAAAACTTTTACTCCGAAAGAGATGGCTGAGGCAAAAGCAGAATATGATAAAAATGTAGAAAATATACAAGCACTTCTTAATAAAAAAATTGTATAAAATGTTAAACATTTTACCATTTGTAGAGGAGTTAGTAGATAAATATGAATTAGAAAAAGACATCATAGAAAATGATGAAATTTTAAAAAACAAATTATCTGGAGTGAATGATTATTCAGAGAGAGTTTTTATTAAATTTCTTTACAGCGACGAATTAAAAAACTCTATAATTAATGATATCCCCCTAAATACTCCTTTTGCCAAAATTAAAAAAATAATAGACGGTTTGATAAATAAAAAAATAGACAAAGATAATTTATCATTGACGCTACAAAAAGAATTAGTGATATCTCCGGAAATTTCGGAAAAAATATCCGAAGATATATTGGGAAACGAAGACATAATGAACGAAGTAATCGCTGTAAAAATTATTGAAAATGAAGAAGAAGGAGAGGACGGTCAAAAAATAGAACCAAAAAAAACAACCAAAAGTATTGGTTATGAATTGTTAAAGTAAAAAAATAAGGCTAGTCATCGTCATCTTCTTCGACAACGACTCCCGCCTTTTTAAGTAATTCTTTTTTTCTCTTACTTTCACTATCCGGCTGCGCTTTTTTTGATGATGAACCACTGCTTTTATTAGGAGCTGCTTGGTCAGCCATCATTTTACCTACAGCTATTATGGAAGCTAGTGAACCAAGCTCCCCAGTAGCGTTTGTTTCAAACTGGAAATATCGTCCCAACTCAGCTTTCCTGAGTGTCACCACGATAGCAAGATTATTTTCATAATCTTTGCCATATTTTTCCTGGAAAACTTCTGGTTGTTTTTCTTTGATTTCTCTTAATTCTCCAGTATTTACTCCTCGTTGAGAAGCTGTCATTTCCACTGCAGTTCCAGTAATTTCTTGTGCTAGTTTGTATGCACTAGCACGAGCCCCAATTTCGGTCACAACTTTTTCTTTTTCTGCAGTGATCTTCTTTGTGGTCAGTTTTCTGTAATTTTCATCAGGATCCATATTTTTAATATTGAGTTTGCTCAATTTAATGCCACAAGTTTTTATTAAATCATCGAGCATTCCTCCTTCTTCCCAGTCTCTCATCATTTTTTCACTGAGAGCTGATTTTATTTTCGTGCCACCTGATGAATTATCTGAAAAACACCCAGACGTAGCAACAAGTTCATCGTAAGACTGCCTTCTTGTTTCGTCCCTTAAATAGCTCCATATTCTTGCA encodes the following:
- the rsmA gene encoding 16S rRNA (adenine(1518)-N(6)/adenine(1519)-N(6))-dimethyltransferase RsmA; translated protein: MNTVRLKKGLGQNLLKDKNQIRKIMASINLSPNDIVLEIGPGLGAITLEMAKIAKTVFCIEKDQEMVIALNQTIKEENIKNVKIINEDILRLFINDKLNVKIKNYKIVANIPYYLTSVLIRNLLEIKNPPKDIFLMIQKEVGERICAKPGDMSILSIAVQYYANPKILFTVPRGCFYPSPKIDSVFIRITPKGIDKNDEFFKLIKAGFSHPRKQLIGNLHNQLKIDKEIIKKWLADNNLKPGERAEVLSLPQWDSLFTLLKKKLQKI
- a CDS encoding pilin; amino-acid sequence: MKIKTITATAVIFLSFFAIPVFAATQYGNITIDENTTAAQFIIYLFNFGIALGALAAVIMMVMAGIEWVTSSGNPSKIESAKGKIVNTLFGIAVLVGCYLILKTINDNLTTVKIDDLYCDHGIIAKVLTSEGKEKQKCIDTNLTDIEKSVGGKVQSVTWKFPKDYLFKVYTYPEVDYKGTPTEINCSQGTCNGNIAGAKSIYFVLNRAGIYLYDGTSFKPGVKSFPLFTSTSIPDLSKTSMEFDNYTKSIERNILMKEDDSGIETMYYAVVFQDPNYEGRCAFIGMDVPDMSMSINDGKSYSDTIGNDTVSSIIVAAVNPDENVISKSRGEVILYTKDNCGKSDATASATEIKACHIPVDNGDVQGLQNINDLSDQYDCKIKLGKGNSAGPDTIMSFEITGDIGIVLSTSEVGQGSSGTLLTSGTRCKYFDPTYLKGSNCFSKLEGTNIYTTGGINPKSIIIIPKS
- a CDS encoding pilin produces the protein MEFSGYIIYLFNFSLGAVAVLAFIVIIAAGIKIVQSRGNPSEIQSAKQRIINSLIGLTVILTSYILLTTINPGIINVENISLGKTGITIPIITPTPETDKPKNYSFEEIPIGTLTEAILAGTSSVVNLVPCYEYEHKALDDSGNLIIGNTIDRNKDGKIDKEDALLDKDMFYCIKLLDDAIKQKVEVHLNTLIADLNSLLKGNCSCKRAYYDFLPPYTVPGEVFWSTGDCPSPSGTSYCECCGAAGQGCTKDPKNPYKLIATVNGREIRQYDHDTCGNRLAIECKSQEIKELMGGSKPDEICYDGSIEGGPFIKNRQPFNLLTINEGIKRLNSFKEYYDKEIKALEEAELKMKEPYGERITLAEVYNYVQTMENVSVTKEAFKPDPKVDTDISRYCRESNCVKSATDKDGKKVCPEKDIKYELNAKERVCEMESTYKDKACTKATGASEALQCKEYYSYNGDGATFYYSPEYNADMKDKNAITDATDYTCNIETKDVANEMYGGLIRIGETVDYSEAWGKEVSKRIEKIKEEVQGMYNTGMSVASLPNDCNSSNCTNSSPNLINVCEHPSCFCKGDCCPPTVSIDGCKYCEPKETTCKIKEQEEMDRTGNSTICSKKSIKKYGGCSTCCTLICPAVLVPQDDYWTCPYRSFCMLMKDLYQTRVVERSCFEETDSTTEESSRALKRSKVGYVQKMEEREAMLFELAQVGEIKDLDENGKPKEYESVATSDLIGTVCPDYMVFDLSNFTCDATLSKDLKLKKRFDLFDMLKDSRERLTGCVKGYSRPYKEASSTVRVMSCYEASNTSLTILPLFPPYYEKKEGDLPYINCYPYNSDNLTAKEKEKCFYNINRVGDETDPGCLTITKNYMDNYYCCQ